The genome window TGGCCTGTCGCAAGTACCGTGCAGACATCATGGCTTCTATCAATTAGGTTAGCAATGCTTCAATAACTCATTGTTGAGACATCAAAGAAATGTGTTGCACTAGAGTCAGAAATTGGCAGTTTAAATCAACCACAGCAAGCCGTGTCAATCGCAGCGGTTCTGAAGCGAGTATGCGAATTCATCATTTAGGCAAAGGGAAGAGAAATAATTGAGAGGAATATGCGTACTTACAATCATGATGGTAACATGGAACTCTCGCTCCATGTAtgaagaaaaaagagaagcGATTTGGAGCCGATCTGCGAAAATTTAAAGAGAGCCGGTTCGCCGAAAATAATCCGGCTACCTTTGGTGGAGCCATGACCGCCACACCGCAGCCTCGACAATGTGTGGCGTATGCTCCCTTACCAACCACTCAAGGCTGAAATTTGTTCCAACGCGAACATCCATCAATCACTTGGTCTGGCGCAACTCCACCAATTCCGCGATACTTTGCGCCGGGTCGTTCAATCCACCTCCACTATCTCCGACTAGCAAATATCATTCACAAAGCATCAATCATGGCTCAACAGCCCCTTCCCACGTCTATGCAGCCCACTGACATCTATGGAGGAGGTACGCGCAGCTCTAGCTCCCCATGTCGCGTCAGCCCGCCAAAGATCTCCACTAACATATGTTTATATAGATGAGGTTTCTGCCCTCGTTCTCGATCCTGGATACTGCTACACTCGAGCTGGCTTCGCTGGTGAAGATGTTCCCAAATCTATCCTCCCATCGTTTTACGGCCACACAACCGGCGACAACCCTAAAGACCTGTTTGGCGATGAGTGCCTCATCCCTCGCCCCGACTTCGAAGTCCGCAACTACATGAATAAGGATAGTGTGGTGGAGGATTGGGATGTTGCTGCTCGAATTTGGGAGAACATGCTTGTTAAGCGCTTGCAACCCGAACGACAAACACCTCCCTCGAAGAACGGTCTAAACGACGACCCCAAGGCAGAAGGCCAGGACGGAGAGGGCGATGTGGCTATGGACGACGCCGAGGCTGCCGAATCTGCCGAGAAGCCCTTGGGCGAAAATCCCCTCTTGATTACAGAGGCTCCCTGGAATACACCCAAGGCTCGTGAGAAGGCTATTGAGATCATCATGGAGAACTGGGGATGCCCTGCCTTCTGGCTGAGTCGCACTCCGGTGTTGGCAGCATTCGCCGCTGGCAAGGCTACCTCGCTAGTTATTGACGTGGGCGGTGCCAACACCTCGGTCACAGCTATTCACGACGGCATGGTGCTGAAGCGATCTATCCAGAAATCTCCTGTTGGTGGTATCTGGCTCTCTTCTCAGATTCGAAATCTCTTTGAAGCATCAGAGCCCAAGGTCGAGCTGACACCCACCTTCATGATCGAGAACAAGACACCTGTCGACGCCCTGGCACCTCCTTCAGTCCGACTACGACACTTCCCCTTTCAGATCAACGATTCATTCCGCGCATATGAGGAAGAGCGTGTGTTGACGGAATTCAAGGAGTCAGTAGTAGAAGTCTGGCGAGGCCCCGGTCGTTACAGTGTTTCCGGCAATGAGGATTATGTTAAGACGCAACCCGGCCGGGTGTTCGAAATGCCTGACGGTTATAACCAGATGTGGCGCGAGCAGCGATTCCGAGTGACAGAGGGCATGTTTGACGAGACTGTCGGATATCATGGCTCCGACTCTGAGCAACTCACCAAGGCGCAAACCATCCCCGAGCTCATCCGCTCTGCTTTGAACGCAGTTGACGTCGATCTTCGAGGCAACCTCCTGGCTAACGTCGTCGTAACTGGTAGCACCAGTCTGATCAACGGATTCAACGACCGCCTGAACAACGAGTTGATGGCGATGTACCCTGgactcaagatcaagattcACGCGGCAGGTCTCACGAGTGAGCGACGCTTCGGTGCCTGGATCGGCGGTAGCATTCTCGCTAGTTTGGGCACTTTCCACCAGATGTGGATTTCGCGAAAGGAGTATGAGGAGAATGGACCTAATGTGGTTGAGAAGCGATGCAAGTAAAAGGCCAGGCTCTAGGTGCTTTGGCTTCTGGCGTAACGGAGTTGGGGAGGAGATGTACTTACAATCTGAAATCAGAAGGGCCTGGTAAGGCAAAAGTTCATTCTAGATGGTTAGGGTAAGAATAAGCTGTGCAATCAACTGCTGTAGCGAATTGTTTATCGAAAAGAGTGAATGTCTGTCTCTTATATACTACACACTATTAAACATTTATTTGCTCTCTTCTTTTGCCTCAAGCTCCCTCTCAGCTCTCCGTTTCTGAGCCCATGTTCCAATTTCTGCCCATATACGTTCTTTTTCAGCTGGCGATAACGTAGCAGCAAGACCACTTGTGCTGCTCGACACAAACACTTTAGATCCCTCCCATTCGCCCTCGATC of Fusarium oxysporum Fo47 chromosome I, complete sequence contains these proteins:
- a CDS encoding actin family; its protein translation is MAQQPLPTSMQPTDIYGGDEVSALVLDPGYCYTRAGFAGEDVPKSILPSFYGHTTGDNPKDLFGDECLIPRPDFEVRNYMNKDSVVEDWDVAARIWENMLVKRLQPERQTPPSKNGLNDDPKAEGQDGEGDVAMDDAEAAESAEKPLGENPLLITEAPWNTPKAREKAIEIIMENWGCPAFWLSRTPVLAAFAAGKATSLVIDVGGANTSVTAIHDGMVLKRSIQKSPVGGIWLSSQIRNLFEASEPKVELTPTFMIENKTPVDALAPPSVRLRHFPFQINDSFRAYEEERVLTEFKESVVEVWRGPGRYSVSGNEDYVKTQPGRVFEMPDGYNQMWREQRFRVTEGMFDETVGYHGSDSEQLTKAQTIPELIRSALNAVDVDLRGNLLANVVVTGSTSLINGFNDRLNNELMAMYPGLKIKIHAAGLTSERRFGAWIGGSILASLGTFHQMWISRKEYEENGPNVVEKRCK